The following DNA comes from Chitinophagales bacterium.
ATTTATTTAAAAACTTGATAAAAAGATGAAATTTAGAGCAGAAATTAATGTAATTCCCGGTGCAGAAACAAAAAATACAGAAGGGAAAAGAATTATGGACGACCTTAAAAAAGCACGCATAGACAATGTTGAAAACATAACCATAGGAAAGTTTTATACTTTTGAAGTAGAAGCTAACTCTTATAATGCTGCCAATGCCTTTGTGGGGGATGCTTGTAAAAATGTTTTTGCCAAAAACGATGATGATGCTTTTGATTTCACTATAGACGAAATTTGAAAGGAAAGCTTTATATAATACCCACACCTATAGGCAACTTAAAAGACATAACTTTTAGAGCCATAGAGGTACTTAAAGAAGTAGATTTAATATTAGCAGAAGATACGCGACAAACCAAAAAACTGCTTGACCACTATGCCATAGACAAACCTATGTGGGCACACCACAAGTTTAATGAGCATAATGCCACAGAAAGCGTTGTAAAAAAGTTGCTTGGGGGTAATAATCTTGCCCTCGTTTCTGATGGTGGTACACCGGCTATTTCCGATCCCGGATTTTATTTGGTGCGTGCTTGTATAGAGCAAGGCATAGCAATAGAAACGCTACCCGGAGCTACAGCTTTTGTGCCTGCATTAGTAAATTCAGGTTTTTCTTCTGATAGTTTTGTGTTTATGGGTTTTCCACCACATAAAAAAGGACGTAAAACACTTTTTGAAAATATAGCACAAGAAAGTAGAACAGTTATTTTGTATGAATCGCCACACCGCATAGTTAAAACTTTAGAACAAATAACGGAATATATAGGTGCAGAAACGCAGATTTCTATTTCAAGAGAATTAACCAAAACCTACGAAGAAACACTAAGAGGCACAGCCCAAGAGCTACTACAACATTTTAAAACTACTAAACCTAAAGGGGAATTTGTGGTGGTGGTAGGGCGGTAGGTTTTATGCCAATTGAAAGGGAAGAGTAACTTTTTACTGTATAAAAATTTATTTTCCCCTTTTATCATCATCTTTTTTAGGTGTAGGCTTTACCTTTTCTTCTTTCTTTTCCTCTATTTCGTTTAGCTTATCGCCTTTTAAATATTTTGGCAATTCTAATCCTGCCATGTTAAACAAATCATTTAATGGCGGAACGGAATTCATTAAACCCGAAACAAAATTTGCTGTTGAGTTAGAACCATCTTTATTATTTCCGCTATCCCAAACCGTAACTTTATCAATCTTAATGTTTTTAACGGCTTCAACTTGTGTTCTAACCAATTCGGGAAGTTTTTCAAGCAATAATAATTGAAAAGCATTGGTTGAATCGCCACCGGCAGCTTTTACCACTTGGTCGTATCCTTCTGCTTGCTTAGTAAGTATTTCGTACAAACCTTTAGCTTCGGCTTCCATTTTAGCATAAATGGCATCTGCTTCTCCTTTTG
Coding sequences within:
- a CDS encoding phosphoribosylformylglycinamidine synthase subunit PurS; its protein translation is MKFRAEINVIPGAETKNTEGKRIMDDLKKARIDNVENITIGKFYTFEVEANSYNAANAFVGDACKNVFAKNDDDAFDFTIDEI
- the rsmI gene encoding 16S rRNA (cytidine(1402)-2'-O)-methyltransferase gives rise to the protein MKGKLYIIPTPIGNLKDITFRAIEVLKEVDLILAEDTRQTKKLLDHYAIDKPMWAHHKFNEHNATESVVKKLLGGNNLALVSDGGTPAISDPGFYLVRACIEQGIAIETLPGATAFVPALVNSGFSSDSFVFMGFPPHKKGRKTLFENIAQESRTVILYESPHRIVKTLEQITEYIGAETQISISRELTKTYEETLRGTAQELLQHFKTTKPKGEFVVVVGR